CTTGATAATGCGCTTAGGAGTTTGTGTTAATCCTTTGCTCTGAATCCACCGAATTGTCTCTGTTTTAACATACTCAAACAGAGGACCAGGTTTGATGCGACGCTCACGATCGGCTGCTTTACCTCGTAGACCATCCAACAACCAGTAGGTAAACACCCCATGTCCAAGGTCTGGAAATTCGTAGGAAAACTCACCAGCTCGGCAGGATAACAGGGTAAACAAGCCAACACCCTCTCGACTGGTGTAGGCATCAAAGGCTTGTTCGATCTGAGTGGAGAGAGGCTGTTGGTAAGCGAAGACCGGGGAGGAAGCATCTCCAGAGCGAGCAATCACCACCCCTTTGCTGGCTGCACCGCTGTGGCAAGCATCTACCAAGACGATTTGCTTGCGGGCGTTGCACTGGCGCAAACAGGCTAAAAACTCCGACAATAACAAACTATCCGGGGCTGGGCTGGCTAGCTTGGTTGCTGGTAGACACAGGTAGGTATCGCCATTGTGGGCATGACCATGACCAGAGAAGTAAAACAACACCATGTCATCTCGTTGGGATTCTTGAGAAATCCGATCTAGGTTTGCCATAATCGCTGCTTTGGAGGGGATTTCTCGTCCTGCACAATGCACGAGTTGCTCCTTGTGAAATCCATCCGTAATCCGATCAAGTTCCTTCGCCACATCTGTGCAATCAGCTACGGCATAGGAGAGATTCGTTAACCCTGGATCGTCATACTCATTCACGCCAATGAGCAGCATCCAAAACTTGGCTCGCCCCCTTTTGTAAATGTTTGATTGATTGTCAGGTCTAGCCACGGTGTCTAACTACCTATCTCAACGGAATACTCAATATCTTACTGATCGAGTTCACTGCCTGTGTAGTCACATTGGCAACTGCCATCTAGCCGGTTAAATTGGGCTAAATCATAGTGACTATAGCAACAGTGGACGACTGACTAAGGGGGCGTTGATCTTCAGGAAACAGGCTCAGGAAG
The window above is part of the Cyanobacteriota bacterium genome. Proteins encoded here:
- a CDS encoding caspase family protein translates to MARPDNQSNIYKRGRAKFWMLLIGVNEYDDPGLTNLSYAVADCTDVAKELDRITDGFHKEQLVHCAGREIPSKAAIMANLDRISQESQRDDMVLFYFSGHGHAHNGDTYLCLPATKLASPAPDSLLLSEFLACLRQCNARKQIVLVDACHSGAASKGVVIARSGDASSPVFAYQQPLSTQIEQAFDAYTSREGVGLFTLLSCRAGEFSYEFPDLGHGVFTYWLLDGLRGKAADRERRIKPGPLFEYVKTETIRWIQSKGLTQTPKRIIKDDAEDFPLGFAPGQHDQQIYEQTRQAQYNIYRQHYYDARQHGLPLRPEDEEVLKAAKQELRLLRHSDFTTIEADVDHVFQHCEGDITLYIQQQKLPIPKDCDPTLQTKCHKQLSLSNQQISVVYQRLAGVANQAFDDYHQQVEAWFLEHGAASDFSAISRANGLTDNNVGNSLEKWRAAAAQREANYRQGFAGLVAESWDEIDVHAYPEA